Within Pelagicoccus enzymogenes, the genomic segment GGGCTTCTCCACAGTCCAATCGTCGCTCCATACACGCCCGCGCCCAGAGCGATCATAGTCAGCAACTGAATCCACAACCTGCTCCCTTGCTCCTCCAATCGCCCCCAAAGCGGCTCCGGCTCACCCGCTAAAAGGGCGACCGCCTGACTTCTCATCTGAATCAACACACGCCGATCATGAACCACGTGGATGAAACCAGCGTGAACTTCCTGTGCGTTTTCTATGAAACCCGCAGGCAGGCCATAGCCCCCAGCCAGGGAGCCTTTCTCGCTGTTCAACCAAGCTCCGCACCCTGTCGTCCAAACCCAGTTTAAAAGCTTAAAGCCTAAATCCCGCAGCGCTTGGCTTTGCCCCAAAGGGCATTTTCGTTTTCAAATTAAAACTAGGCATGAACACGCTTCGAAACTGGACCCTTCTTCCATTGCTCCTCGCCCTCGCCGCCTGCAGCAGCACCCGCGAGTGGAACCCCTTCGTGGACCGAGCCAGCCACGACACGATCGTCGTGCTCGACCTCGAATCGGACCATCCCCGAGTCGGACGCATCCTCGCCGACCAAATCGCCTCCGAACTCATCCGCAAGGACGAGTTCCGCCAAGTCCTCCGATCCGTCCCAGCCACCCCAGCGCTCGTGCTCTCCGGTGCCATCACCACCTACCAAGAAGGCAACGTTCCCCTCCGCATCAAGACCAACGGAGCCGCCGGACAGGCCGCAATCTCCCTCAAGCTCACCCTCTCCGAATCCCCCTCCGGCTACCAAGCCACCCAACTTTCCCTCAGCCAAAGCACCCGCATGTTCACTCCCGACGCCAGCCGCACCGGCCGCGAGTCCATCGACTGGCTGCAACGTCAAATCGCCCGCCAAGTCGCCCAAGAACTCTGAGGCAGCGAGCCCCATGTCCAACGGCCGTCCCTCGACCTTGACGCCTCCCCCGTTTTCCCCAACATCCCTCCTCTTTTTCCAGAGGCAAGCAGAGCGTTTCAGCTCCCCTACCTCACCTTCGTGACCCTTCGTGCCCTTCGTGGGCAAAACAGTTTCCATCATGTCCACAAAATCCTCCGACTATAACTTCAGCGAAATCGAATCGACCTGGCAGCAATACTGGGAAGAAAACAAAACCTTCGCGGCCTCCAACGAGTCCGACAAGGAGAAGTACTTCGTCCTGGACATGTTCCCCTACCCGTCCGGCGCCGGCCTCCACATCGGGCACCCGCTCGGCTACACCGGCTCCGACATCCTCGCCCGCTACAAGCGCGCCCAAGGCAAGAACGTGCTCCACCCCATCGGCTGGGACGCCTTCGGCCTCGCCACCGAGCAATACGCCATCAAAACCGGCAAGCACCCGCGCACCACTTCCGTCGAGCGCATCGGCCACTTTCGCAAGCAGCTCAAGACCATCGGCTTCTCCTTCGACTACGACCGCGAAGTCGACACCACCGACCCGAAGTACTACCGCTGGACCCAGTGGATCTTCCTCCAACTCTTCAAGCGCGGCCTCGCTTACGTCGACATGCGCCCCGTCTGGTGGTGCGACGAACTCAAGACCGTACTCGCCAACGAAGAAGTCATCGACGGCAAATCCGAACGCGGCAACCATCCCGTCGTGCGCCGCAACCTCCGCCAAGTTGTGCTCAAGATCACCGAGTACGCCGACCGCCTCATCGAAGACCTCGACCTCGTCGACTGGCCCGCATCCACCAAAAAGATGCAGCAAGAGTGGATCGGCAAGTCCACCGGCGCCACCGCCCGCTTCGCCCTCGAAGGCCTCGACGAGTCCCTCGAAATCTACACCACCCGCCCCGACACCCTCATGGGCGTCACCTACATGGTGGTCTCTCCCGAACACCCGCTGCTCGACAAGCTCACCATCGCCGAGAAGAAGGACGAAGTCGCCGCCTACGTCACCGCCGCAGCCGCCAAGTCCGACCTCGAGCGTACCGACCTCGCCAAGGAAAAGTCCGGCGTCTTCACCGGCTCCTACGCCGTGCATCCAATAACTGGAGACAAGATCCCCGTCTGGGTCGCCGACTACGTGCTCATCTCCTACGGCACCGGCGCCATCATGGCCGTACCCGCCCACGACACCCGCGACTTCGAGTTCGCCCAACAATTCAATTTGCCCATCACCCAAGTCATCAAGGGCAGCGACGAGGACACTCTTCCCTACACCGGCGACGGCGTACTCGTTAACTCCGGCGAATTCGACGGCCTCCCTTGGCAAGAAGCCAAGGAAAAGATCACTGCCAAGCTCAAGGCCGAAGGCACCGGCGAAGAGTCCACCCAGTACAAGCTGCGCGACTGGCTCTTCTCCCGCCAACGCTACTGGGGCGAGCCCTTCCCCATCGCCTGGGTTAGCAAGGAAGACTACGTCAAGGCAGTCGCCTCCGGCGTGCTCGCCGACTGGCTTCCCGAGGAGCCCGTCACCTACACCGACGAGACCGGCACTGTATTCGCTTTGCCAGTACCGCCCTCCGCTCTTCCGCTCGAACTCCCCTACGTCGAGTCCTACGAGCCCGCCGGCACCGGCGAAAGCCCGCTCAAGAAAGCCGACGACTGGATGGAGATCTGGTACAACTACGCCACCGGCGCCTTCGTGCCCGCTTCCGGCGAGAAGCCCGAAGGCGAAGAATGGGTCCGCGCTTCCCGCGAGACCAATACCATGCCGCAATGGGCTGGCTCCTGCTGGTACTACCTCCGCTACATGGATCCTCACAACGAGGACGCACTCGCTTCGCCCGAAGCCATCGCGTATTGGGAAACTCCCGACATGTACGTCGGCGGCGCCGAGCACGCCGTACTCCACCTCCTCTACGCCCGCTTCTGGCACAAGGTGCTCTACGATGCCGGCGTGGTGAAGAACAAGGAACCATTCAGAAAACTCTTCCACCAAGGCATGCTGCTCGGCGAAGACGGCAAGAAGATCTCCAAGTCAGCCGGCAACGGCGTCGATCCCGTGTCCGTAGTAAACGAATACGGCGCCGACACCATGCGCATGTACCTCATGTTCCTCGGCCCGCTAGAAGCCCGCAAGCCCTGGAACTCCAAGGGCATCGGCGGCATCAGCCGCTTCCTCAACAAAGTCTGGCGCGAGATCGTCGGCAAGGACGGCGAGTTGAATCCAAAAATCAAGGACGGGCACCAAGACTCCAAGGAAACCGAAAAGCTCCTCCACGAGACCATCAAAAAGGTCAGCGAAGACCTCGACGCCCTCAGCTTCAACACCGCCATCTCGCAGCTGATGATCCTCATCAACCACCTGCAAGGCCAAGAAGCCATCTCCCTCGCCACCGCCAAAGCCTTCGTGCAAATGGTCGCTCCTATGGCTCCGCACATCGGCGAAGAGCTCTGGTCCCGCCTCGGTGAAAAGAACTCTGTCGGTTTCGGCCCTTGGCCCGAGTTTGACGAAAAGAAGCTCGTCAGCGACGAGGTAAATATCGCCTTCCAAGTCATGGGCAAAACCCGCGGCCAAGCCACTGTATCCAAAACCGCGACACAAGACGAAGTCTTGGCGGTTGCCCAAGCGGATCCCAAGGTAGCCGCCCACCTCGAAGGCAAAACCATCCGCAAAGTCATCTACGTCCCCGGCCGCATCCTAAACATCGTCGCCAACTAGAAATTTGCCCACAAAGTACACGAAGATTCACGAAGAAAAAAGTAGGAGCGACCTTGGTCGCGATAAACACAACCTATTCTATTCTTGCACCTTAGTGCTCTTCGTGGGCGAAACACCATGTCCAAATATCTCCCATCAGACTTCGATCCCACCGCGCCCGTCGGCCTTATCGCCGGGCGCGGCGTCTATCCCCGTCTGATCGCGGAGAAAGCCCTCGCCGCCGGCATCGAGCTCCACCTCATCGCCTTCGACGGCGAAGCCGCCCAAGAAACCATCGACCTCTTCCCCGAGGATAAGCGAGCCGTCATCAATGTCGGCAAAGTCGGGGCCTGGCTCAAAGCCCTGCGCAAGTTCGACTGTCGCTACACCATCGCCGCCGGCCAAGTTAAGCCCGGCAAACTCTTCCGCGACCTCAAGCCCGACCTCAAGGCCGCCGCGCTTCTCATGAAGCTCAAGCGCAAGAACGCCCACACCATCTTCGGCGCCATCGCCGAAGAGCTCGCCGCCAACGGCCAAACCGCCCTCGACGCCCGCAGTTTCCTCGACGACCAGATGGCCGACCTCGGCCACATGACCAAGGCGTACGAGAAAATTGAGGACACTTACATTCAGCACGGCATCGAGATCGCTCAAGAGATGGCCCGCCTCGACGTCGGCCAAGGCGTCGTCGTGCGCAAAGGAACGGTCCTAGCGGTCGAAGCCTTCGAAGGCACCGACCCAATGCTGAAGCGAGCCGGCGGCTTCAAGACCGACCAG encodes:
- the leuS gene encoding leucine--tRNA ligase — encoded protein: MSTKSSDYNFSEIESTWQQYWEENKTFAASNESDKEKYFVLDMFPYPSGAGLHIGHPLGYTGSDILARYKRAQGKNVLHPIGWDAFGLATEQYAIKTGKHPRTTSVERIGHFRKQLKTIGFSFDYDREVDTTDPKYYRWTQWIFLQLFKRGLAYVDMRPVWWCDELKTVLANEEVIDGKSERGNHPVVRRNLRQVVLKITEYADRLIEDLDLVDWPASTKKMQQEWIGKSTGATARFALEGLDESLEIYTTRPDTLMGVTYMVVSPEHPLLDKLTIAEKKDEVAAYVTAAAAKSDLERTDLAKEKSGVFTGSYAVHPITGDKIPVWVADYVLISYGTGAIMAVPAHDTRDFEFAQQFNLPITQVIKGSDEDTLPYTGDGVLVNSGEFDGLPWQEAKEKITAKLKAEGTGEESTQYKLRDWLFSRQRYWGEPFPIAWVSKEDYVKAVASGVLADWLPEEPVTYTDETGTVFALPVPPSALPLELPYVESYEPAGTGESPLKKADDWMEIWYNYATGAFVPASGEKPEGEEWVRASRETNTMPQWAGSCWYYLRYMDPHNEDALASPEAIAYWETPDMYVGGAEHAVLHLLYARFWHKVLYDAGVVKNKEPFRKLFHQGMLLGEDGKKISKSAGNGVDPVSVVNEYGADTMRMYLMFLGPLEARKPWNSKGIGGISRFLNKVWREIVGKDGELNPKIKDGHQDSKETEKLLHETIKKVSEDLDALSFNTAISQLMILINHLQGQEAISLATAKAFVQMVAPMAPHIGEELWSRLGEKNSVGFGPWPEFDEKKLVSDEVNIAFQVMGKTRGQATVSKTATQDEVLAVAQADPKVAAHLEGKTIRKVIYVPGRILNIVAN
- a CDS encoding LpxI family protein, which codes for MSKYLPSDFDPTAPVGLIAGRGVYPRLIAEKALAAGIELHLIAFDGEAAQETIDLFPEDKRAVINVGKVGAWLKALRKFDCRYTIAAGQVKPGKLFRDLKPDLKAAALLMKLKRKNAHTIFGAIAEELAANGQTALDARSFLDDQMADLGHMTKAYEKIEDTYIQHGIEIAQEMARLDVGQGVVVRKGTVLAVEAFEGTDPMLKRAGGFKTDQLIFVKTVKRQQDYRFDVPVFGLRTLEIMAEHNIGTAVLKAGDVIMVEKEKILAAAARHKIQLIGF